Below is a window of Desmonostoc muscorum LEGE 12446 DNA.
TTAAATACAGTAAGTGTCCTGAAAGTAGAGCAAGACTTTCGGAAGTCATCTCGATTGGCTTGAGATATTTTGTTGCTGTATCCTGAATCACTTCCCAGTTAAAAGGAGAGAGTATTAGTCTCGGAAAAGTGCGATCTAAAGGGATATCAATCAGACAGCGAGCGGCAATTACAACTCGAAGTCTCCGAGAATTATCTTTAAAGAACTGTAATTCTTTCAAGCATCTTTCAATTCTCCCTACAAATTTCTGAAAGTCATTAAAAATTTCGTTTAAACGTTGCTTTGGTGGGGCATTTCCATCTAAATCGATTAGCAGCACAATACCTTTTTTTCCCTGGGATTGACATTTAGCCCAATTTCTATGCAATAGTAAGCCTAAACGATCTCCCGAATTTAATTCATATCCTTCTGGGAGGGGAAGTTGGAGAGAATTTGCTAATCGTTTTTCTAAATCTTCAATACTTTCATAACTAGACATCGAAGCATAAGCACAACACCATTGCAATTCTTGAAACCGCCCCATAATCTGTTTGAGAAATTCTGTTTTTCCGTAACCTTCAGGAGCTGTTACCAGACGATAAGGAGGAGAATTAATTGCTGTAATCTCACTAATTGCATCATCGCGATTAGTGAATGGAATTTTATCAGACTCAAGCTCTATAGATTCTCTATTCAGTTCGTTTAATTCTGATTCAGCTTTTGCCATTTCATCGAATTTATCATCAATTTGCCTTTGCAATTTGTTCTTCTCTACATCATCAAGTGTCCGCAATATTTGCTTGCTGATAGTTTCAATATCAGTTTTTAAATTGGCTATTACCCGTTCTATATAGTTCTTGCGTAAATCTGAAGAATTGTTCATTGCATTTAAAAATTAAATTAATTGCTTATGGCATTAAGTTCGCTTTCTACTTGCTCAAGTTCTTGTAGTATGCTGTTGATTTGGCGTTGGATGATATTGCGATCGCCAGCACTCAGTGTATAGTTAAGCTGATTGTACGCTGCCTCATAATCACTACTTAGAACATCAAAGCGTTGTTGCAAAGTTTTGATTTTGAGTTGTTGTACTCTGCTCTTAGTAGTCTGGGTATGTGCATTTGGCGAAATCGACAAAGCTATTTCATCCCATGCTTGGCTCAATACATCCACGGGAATCATAAAAGCAGTCTTGATATCTTCTCGCTGTTTCTCCGCCGCCACTGCCATCCCAACCACTCCTACAAGGGTTTCATCCCATATAGGCGCACCACTAAAGCCTGCTTCTATCCTGTAGCCGGTTACCTTACTGTCTTCGAGTTGCACCCATCCCTTTCCTTGGCTGTCTCGCAACACACCTGTA
It encodes the following:
- a CDS encoding trypsin-like peptidase domain-containing protein; this encodes MVASTDNYIQIFRSAIARIFHANGAVAGVGFLVSGRTGNYILTCAHVVTSVLSLPEDIVAAPNNDIYLDFPLIASGQQLKAKVVFWQPVVSNVSTSKPEDIAGLEIEGQLPKEAQPIKLIKASNIWEHPFRIFGFPHGHNDGVWATGVLRDSQGKGWVQLEDSKVTGYRIEAGFSGAPIWDETLVGVVGMAVAAEKQREDIKTAFMIPVDVLSQAWDEIALSISPNAHTQTTKSRVQQLKIKTLQQRFDVLSSDYEAAYNQLNYTLSAGDRNIIQRQINSILQELEQVESELNAISN